A region of Mycolicibacterium brumae DNA encodes the following proteins:
- a CDS encoding F0F1 ATP synthase subunit epsilon produces the protein MAAEMDVEIVAVERQLWSGKATFVFTRTTAGDIGILPRHIPLVAQIVEDGIVRIEREGEDDLSIAVDGGFMSVTEEGVIILVESASLVSEIDVDEAKREADCEDPHVAAHGRARLRAVGQLG, from the coding sequence ATGGCGGCTGAAATGGACGTCGAAATCGTCGCCGTCGAGCGCCAGCTGTGGTCGGGTAAGGCGACGTTCGTCTTCACCCGGACCACTGCCGGTGACATCGGCATCCTGCCCCGGCACATTCCGCTGGTCGCGCAGATCGTCGAGGACGGCATCGTGCGCATCGAGCGCGAGGGTGAAGACGACTTGAGCATCGCCGTCGACGGTGGGTTCATGTCGGTCACCGAGGAAGGCGTCATCATCCTGGTGGAGTCGGCCTCGCTGGTCTCCGAGATCGACGTCGACGAGGCCAAGCGTGAAGCCGATTGCGAGGATCCGCATGTCGCCGCGCATGGCCGCGCCCGACTGCGCGCCGTTGGGCAGCTCGGTTAG
- a CDS encoding DUF2550 domain-containing protein — MSTTMTVMVVLIGVLALMVLAMGYRLWKLRQGGTAAIMRDIPAVGGAGWRHGVVRYRGEEAVFYQLSSVRWWPDRRLGRRGLELLGRRVPRGDEFDIMGPETVVLELSDTDRERGYELALDRGALTAFLSWWESRPSPRARRRDF, encoded by the coding sequence ATGAGCACGACCATGACTGTCATGGTCGTGCTCATCGGCGTCTTGGCCCTGATGGTGCTGGCCATGGGCTATCGGCTGTGGAAGCTGCGCCAAGGCGGCACCGCCGCGATCATGCGCGACATCCCGGCCGTCGGCGGCGCCGGCTGGCGGCACGGTGTGGTGCGCTACCGCGGCGAGGAAGCGGTTTTCTACCAGCTGTCCAGCGTGCGCTGGTGGCCCGACCGCCGACTGGGCCGACGCGGTCTGGAGCTGCTGGGCCGACGAGTCCCACGCGGCGACGAGTTCGACATCATGGGCCCCGAGACGGTGGTGCTGGAACTCAGCGACACCGACCGCGAGCGCGGCTACGAGTTGGCGCTGGATCGGGGCGCGCTGACCGCGTTCCTGTCCTGGTGGGAATCGCGGCCGTCACCGCGGGCCCGGCGCCGCGACTTCTGA
- a CDS encoding cob(I)yrinic acid a,c-diamide adenosyltransferase: protein MAVHLTRIYTRTGDDGTTGLSDFSRVPKNDSRLIAYADCDEANAAIGVATALGAPEPPIREVLRWVQNDLFDAGADLSTPVAPDPKYPPLRITQDYIDRLEGWCDEFNEGLPALNSFILPGGTALSALLHTARTVVRRAERSAWAAVETHGDGVSVLPAKYLNRLSDLLFILSRVANPDGDVLWTPGGGEGHAGQATTKE from the coding sequence ATGGCTGTGCACCTGACCCGCATCTACACCCGCACCGGCGATGACGGCACCACCGGTCTCAGCGATTTCTCCCGCGTCCCGAAGAACGATTCCCGGCTGATCGCCTACGCCGACTGCGACGAGGCCAACGCCGCGATCGGCGTGGCGACCGCTCTCGGGGCGCCCGAGCCGCCGATCCGCGAAGTGCTGCGCTGGGTGCAAAACGACCTGTTCGACGCGGGCGCCGACCTGTCCACGCCGGTGGCGCCGGATCCGAAGTACCCGCCGTTGCGCATCACCCAGGACTACATCGACCGGCTGGAGGGCTGGTGCGATGAGTTCAACGAGGGACTGCCCGCGCTGAACTCGTTCATCCTGCCGGGTGGCACAGCGCTGTCGGCCCTGCTGCACACCGCCCGGACGGTGGTGCGTCGAGCCGAGCGTTCGGCGTGGGCCGCGGTGGAGACGCATGGCGACGGTGTCAGCGTGCTGCCGGCGAAGTACCTCAACCGGCTCTCCGACCTGCTATTCATCCTGTCCCGGGTGGCCAATCCCGACGGCGACGTGCTGTGGACGCCCGGCGGAGGAGAAGGACACGCAGGGCAAGCTACGACGAAGGAGTAG
- the murA gene encoding UDP-N-acetylglucosamine 1-carboxyvinyltransferase, whose protein sequence is MSDVFVVTGGSRLSGTVAVGGAKNSVLKLMAASLLAEGTTTISNCPDILDVPLMAEVLRGLGATVELDGDVARITSPEEPKHDADFAAVRQFRASVCVLGPLIGRCKRARVALPGGDAIGSRPLDMHQTGLRLLGARCAIEHGCVVAEADELHGAEIQLEFPSVGATENILMAAVLANGVTIIHNVAREPDVVDLCEMLTSMGAQIDGAGTSTLTVTGVDKLYPTEHRCIGDRIVAATWGIAAAMTLGDVTVTGIDPSHLQLVLHKLHDAGATVTQTENSFRVVQYERPKAINVATLPFPGFPTDLQPMAIALAAIAEGTSMVTENVFEARFRFVEEMIRLGADARTDGHHAVIRGIPQLSSAPVWSSDIRAGAGLVLAGLVADGQTEVHDVYHIDRGYPLFVENLRSLGADIERVV, encoded by the coding sequence GTGAGCGACGTCTTCGTGGTGACCGGTGGCAGCCGGCTGTCCGGCACGGTCGCCGTCGGCGGCGCGAAGAACAGCGTGCTCAAGCTGATGGCGGCCAGCCTGCTGGCCGAGGGCACCACCACCATCTCCAATTGCCCCGACATCCTGGACGTGCCGTTGATGGCGGAGGTTCTGCGCGGGCTGGGCGCCACGGTCGAGCTCGACGGCGACGTCGCCCGGATCACGTCGCCGGAGGAGCCCAAGCACGACGCCGACTTCGCGGCGGTGCGTCAGTTCCGCGCCTCGGTGTGTGTGCTCGGACCGCTGATCGGCCGGTGCAAGCGGGCCCGGGTCGCGCTGCCCGGCGGCGACGCGATCGGGTCCCGGCCGCTGGACATGCACCAGACCGGCCTGCGGTTGTTGGGCGCGCGGTGCGCGATCGAACACGGTTGTGTGGTCGCCGAGGCCGATGAGCTGCACGGCGCCGAGATCCAGTTGGAGTTTCCGTCGGTGGGCGCCACCGAGAACATCCTGATGGCCGCAGTGCTCGCCAACGGTGTCACGATCATCCACAACGTCGCGCGCGAGCCCGATGTCGTGGACCTGTGCGAAATGCTCACCTCAATGGGCGCGCAGATTGATGGCGCGGGCACCTCGACGCTGACCGTCACCGGGGTCGACAAGCTGTACCCGACCGAGCACCGATGCATCGGCGACCGCATTGTCGCGGCGACCTGGGGGATCGCCGCGGCGATGACGCTCGGGGATGTCACGGTGACCGGCATCGATCCGTCGCATCTGCAGTTGGTGTTGCACAAGCTGCACGACGCCGGCGCGACGGTCACCCAGACCGAAAACTCATTCCGCGTGGTGCAATACGAGCGGCCCAAGGCCATCAACGTCGCCACGCTGCCGTTCCCGGGTTTCCCGACCGACCTGCAGCCGATGGCGATCGCGCTCGCCGCGATCGCCGAGGGCACATCCATGGTCACCGAGAACGTGTTCGAAGCGCGGTTCCGATTCGTCGAGGAGATGATCCGGTTGGGCGCCGACGCCCGGACCGACGGCCATCACGCGGTGATCCGCGGGATCCCGCAGCTCTCCAGCGCACCGGTGTGGAGTTCGGACATCCGGGCCGGCGCCGGGCTGGTGCTGGCCGGGTTGGTGGCCGACGGTCAGACCGAGGTGCACGACGTCTACCACATCGATCGGGGCTACCCGCTGTTCGTGGAGAACCTGCGGAGTTTGGGCGCGGACATCGAGCGGGTAGTATAG